In a single window of the Pseudomonas entomophila genome:
- the nadB gene encoding L-aspartate oxidase, whose translation MSKQFQHDVLVIGSGAAGLSLALNLPGHLRIAVLSKGDLANGSTFWAQGGVAAVLDDTDTVQSHVEDTLNAGGGLCHEDAVRFTVEHSREAIQWLIEQGVPFTRDEHYSVDDGGFEFHLTREGGHSHRRIIHAADATGAAIFTTLLEQARQRSNIDLLEQRVAVDLITERRLGLEGERCLGAYVLDRNTGEVDTFGARFTVLATGGAAKVYLYTSNPDGACGDGIAMAWRAGCRVANLEFNQFHPTCLYHPQAKSFLITEALRGEGALLRLPNGERFMPRFDPREELAPRDIVARAIDHEMKRLGVDCVYLDISHKPADFIKSHFPTVYERCLTFGIDITRQPIPVVPAAHYTCGGVMVDDRGHTDVPGLYAIGETSFTGLHGANRMASNSLLECFVYGRAAATDIVAHLEQVAMPRALPCWDASQVTDSDEDVIIAHNWDELRRFMWDYVGIVRTSKRLQRAEHRVRMLLGEIDEFYSNYKVSRDLIELRNLAQVAELMIRSAMQRKESRGLHYTLDYPGMLPEARDTILSP comes from the coding sequence ATGAGCAAACAATTCCAACATGATGTCCTGGTGATCGGTAGTGGTGCCGCCGGTCTCAGCCTGGCACTGAACCTCCCTGGCCACCTGCGCATCGCCGTGCTGAGCAAGGGCGACCTGGCCAACGGTTCGACCTTCTGGGCTCAGGGCGGTGTCGCCGCGGTGCTCGACGACACCGACACCGTACAATCCCATGTCGAAGACACCCTCAACGCCGGAGGCGGCCTGTGCCACGAGGACGCGGTGCGCTTCACCGTCGAGCACAGCCGCGAAGCCATTCAATGGTTGATCGAGCAAGGCGTGCCGTTCACCCGCGACGAACACTACAGCGTCGACGACGGCGGTTTCGAGTTCCACCTGACCCGCGAGGGCGGCCACAGTCATCGGCGCATCATCCATGCCGCCGACGCCACGGGCGCGGCGATTTTCACCACCCTGCTGGAACAGGCGCGCCAGCGCTCGAATATCGATCTGCTCGAACAGCGGGTGGCGGTCGATTTGATCACCGAGCGGCGCCTGGGCCTGGAAGGCGAACGTTGCCTGGGCGCCTATGTACTGGATCGCAACACTGGCGAAGTCGACACCTTCGGTGCACGCTTCACCGTGCTGGCCACAGGCGGCGCGGCCAAAGTGTACCTCTATACCAGCAACCCCGACGGCGCTTGCGGCGATGGCATCGCCATGGCCTGGCGCGCTGGCTGCCGGGTGGCGAACCTGGAGTTCAACCAGTTCCACCCGACCTGCCTGTACCACCCGCAGGCCAAGAGTTTCCTGATCACCGAAGCCCTGCGCGGCGAAGGCGCCCTGCTGCGCCTGCCCAACGGCGAGCGTTTCATGCCGCGCTTCGACCCCCGTGAAGAGCTCGCGCCACGGGATATCGTCGCCCGCGCCATCGACCATGAAATGAAGCGCCTGGGCGTGGACTGCGTGTACCTGGACATCAGCCACAAGCCTGCCGACTTCATCAAGAGCCACTTCCCCACCGTCTACGAGCGCTGCCTCACGTTTGGTATCGACATAACCCGCCAGCCGATCCCGGTGGTGCCTGCGGCGCACTACACCTGCGGCGGGGTCATGGTCGATGACCGTGGCCATACGGACGTACCGGGGCTGTACGCGATCGGCGAGACCAGCTTCACCGGCCTGCATGGCGCCAACCGCATGGCCAGCAACTCGCTGCTCGAGTGTTTCGTCTACGGCCGCGCCGCCGCCACCGACATCGTGGCCCACCTGGAGCAGGTCGCCATGCCCCGCGCACTGCCCTGCTGGGATGCCAGCCAGGTCACTGACTCGGATGAAGACGTGATCATCGCGCACAACTGGGACGAGCTGCGGCGTTTCATGTGGGACTATGTGGGGATCGTTCGCACCAGCAAGCGCCTGCAACGCGCCGAGCACCGGGTACGCATGCTACTGGGCGAGATCGACGAGTTCTACAGCAACTACAAGGTCAGCCGCGACCTGATCGAACTGCGTAACCTGGCGCAGGTGGCCGAGCTGATGATCCGTTCAGCGATGCAGCGCAAGGAAAGCCGTGGGCTGCATTACACGCTGGATTATCCGGGAATGCTGCCCGAGGCCAGGGACACGATCCTCAGCCCGTGA
- a CDS encoding protein YgfX, whose translation MSNPSDRFECRWQGSGRLLAAYLASLALAIITLIVVAVPVWLSGLLLIACLAHACWVIPRRILLTHPEAITGLRRDARGWRLYCRARGWQPVRLRRDSVALPGLVVLCFVRQGRWLGQSQCIAHDALAPDDHRRLRVRLKFSRRRWSEPVGASLAGERRHLRT comes from the coding sequence GTGTCCAACCCAAGTGACCGCTTCGAGTGCCGTTGGCAGGGCTCTGGTCGCCTGCTGGCGGCCTATCTCGCCAGCCTGGCGCTGGCGATCATCACGCTTATCGTTGTTGCGGTACCCGTCTGGCTGAGCGGATTGTTGCTGATTGCCTGCCTTGCCCACGCCTGCTGGGTCATCCCCCGTCGTATCTTGCTGACTCATCCTGAAGCCATCACCGGCCTGCGTCGTGACGCGCGAGGCTGGCGGCTGTATTGCCGGGCTCGAGGCTGGCAGCCGGTGCGGCTACGTCGGGATAGCGTGGCGTTGCCGGGATTGGTGGTGTTGTGTTTCGTACGCCAGGGGCGATGGTTGGGGCAGAGCCAGTGCATTGCCCATGACGCGCTTGCCCCCGACGATCATCGCCGCCTGAGAGTACGGCTGAAGTTCAGCCGGCGCAGGTGGTCTGAACCTGTAGGAGCCAGCCTTGCTGGCGAACGGCGCCACCTCCGGACCTGA
- a CDS encoding succinate dehydrogenase assembly factor 2 — translation MVEQTELNRLFWHSRRGMLELDVLLVPFTQEVYPSLSEDDRALYRRLLTCEDQDMFGWFMERSESEDPELQRMVRIILDRVQPK, via the coding sequence ATGGTCGAACAAACTGAACTCAACCGGCTTTTCTGGCACAGCCGCCGCGGCATGCTGGAATTGGACGTGCTGCTGGTCCCCTTCACCCAGGAAGTCTACCCGAGCCTGAGCGAAGATGACCGCGCGCTGTACCGTCGGCTGCTGACCTGCGAAGACCAGGACATGTTCGGCTGGTTCATGGAGCGCAGCGAATCGGAAGACCCGGAGCTGCAGCGCATGGTCCGCATCATCCTGGATCGTGTCCAACCCAAGTGA
- a CDS encoding YgfZ/GcvT domain-containing protein, whose product MADSVFFCTLPHESILAVRGSDAGKFLQGQLTCNINYLSDDHAGLGARCMVKGRMQSSFRILPEGDGYLLAMASELLEPQLADLKKYAVFSKATLADESAAWVRFGLQQGSSALQALGLAVPVEAGATVRHQGLIAVTASSDRVELWVPADQAANVREKLAALLPEGTLNDWLLGQVRAGIGQVMGPTRELFIPQMINLQAVDGVSFKKGCYTGQEIVARMQYLGKLKRRQYRLALDETAVPAPGAEIFSPTHGSSVGEVVIGASTGNAVELLAVLSADAVADDNLHLGSLEGPRLTLLDLPYELDRDREIQR is encoded by the coding sequence ATGGCCGATTCCGTTTTCTTCTGTACGCTCCCGCACGAAAGCATCCTCGCAGTCCGCGGCTCCGACGCCGGCAAGTTCCTGCAAGGCCAACTGACCTGCAACATCAACTACCTCAGCGATGACCACGCGGGCCTCGGCGCGCGATGCATGGTCAAGGGCCGCATGCAGTCGAGCTTCCGCATTCTTCCCGAAGGCGATGGCTACCTGCTGGCCATGGCCAGCGAACTGCTCGAGCCACAACTGGCCGACCTAAAGAAGTACGCGGTCTTCTCCAAGGCCACCCTGGCCGACGAAAGCGCAGCCTGGGTGCGCTTTGGCCTGCAACAGGGGAGCAGCGCGCTTCAGGCGCTGGGCCTGGCGGTTCCTGTTGAAGCCGGTGCGACCGTTCGCCATCAAGGCCTGATCGCCGTGACCGCCTCCAGCGATCGTGTGGAACTGTGGGTGCCCGCCGACCAGGCCGCCAACGTTCGCGAGAAACTCGCGGCACTGCTGCCCGAGGGCACCCTCAACGACTGGCTGCTAGGCCAGGTGCGCGCGGGCATCGGCCAGGTCATGGGCCCCACCCGCGAACTGTTCATCCCACAGATGATCAACCTGCAGGCGGTCGATGGCGTGAGCTTCAAGAAAGGTTGCTACACCGGCCAGGAAATCGTCGCGCGCATGCAGTACCTGGGCAAGCTCAAGCGTCGCCAGTACCGCCTTGCGCTCGACGAGACAGCGGTACCCGCGCCGGGCGCCGAGATCTTCTCGCCCACCCACGGCTCGTCGGTCGGCGAGGTGGTGATTGGTGCCAGCACCGGCAACGCCGTCGAACTGCTGGCCGTGCTCAGCGCCGACGCGGTGGCCGATGACAACTTGCACCTGGGCAGCCTGGAAGGCCCACGCCTGACGCTGCTCGACCTGCCTTACGAACTGGACCGCGACCGGGAAATCCAGCGCTGA
- a CDS encoding HDOD domain-containing protein, protein MNKLAEMVQAQLLAAIDNDDLVLPTLPEVALSIREAAEDSEISVSALSKVIGRDAALSARLIKVVNSPLLRAAVEVTDLHTAITRLGINYSCNLAIGLVIEQIFHARSPAVEQKLRDIWANSLEVAGISYELCRRYTQLKPDQATLGGLVHQIGALPVLIYAEEHNELISDPVCLHYVIEQIQPALGDKILSAWEFPEQLVKLPSEIQDLDRRTDTLDYIDVVQIARCISQRGRSRPLAALPAYRHLGLPFGTELDMEELLDARSMLR, encoded by the coding sequence ATGAACAAGCTGGCCGAGATGGTCCAAGCGCAATTGCTCGCAGCCATCGACAACGACGACCTGGTGCTGCCGACGCTTCCGGAAGTCGCCCTGAGCATCCGCGAAGCCGCCGAAGACAGCGAGATCAGCGTGTCCGCCCTGAGCAAGGTGATCGGCCGCGACGCCGCGCTGTCGGCGCGCCTGATCAAGGTGGTCAACAGCCCGCTGCTGCGCGCCGCCGTCGAAGTCACCGACCTGCACACCGCCATCACCCGCCTGGGTATCAACTACAGCTGCAACCTGGCCATCGGCCTGGTGATCGAGCAGATCTTCCATGCCCGTTCGCCGGCGGTCGAGCAGAAGCTGCGGGATATCTGGGCCAACAGCCTGGAAGTGGCGGGCATCAGCTATGAACTGTGCCGGCGCTACACGCAACTGAAGCCCGACCAGGCCACCCTCGGCGGCCTGGTGCACCAGATCGGCGCGCTGCCCGTGCTCATTTATGCCGAAGAGCACAACGAGCTGATTTCCGACCCGGTGTGCTTGCACTACGTGATCGAACAGATCCAACCAGCGCTGGGCGACAAGATCCTCAGTGCCTGGGAGTTCCCCGAGCAACTGGTCAAGCTGCCCAGCGAGATCCAGGACCTGGACCGGCGCACCGACACCCTGGACTACATCGACGTGGTGCAGATCGCCCGCTGCATCAGCCAGCGCGGGCGCAGCCGGCCGCTGGCCGCCCTGCCCGCCTATCGGCACCTGGGGCTGCCGTTCGGTACCGAACTGGATATGGAAGAACTGCTGGATGCGCGCAGCATGTTGCGTTGA